A genomic window from Vitis riparia cultivar Riparia Gloire de Montpellier isolate 1030 chromosome 18, EGFV_Vit.rip_1.0, whole genome shotgun sequence includes:
- the LOC117907166 gene encoding disease resistance protein RPV1-like: MAPTTSSTVLSLGCKWDVFLSFRGEDTRFTFTDHLHSALCQKGIRTFRDDEGLDRGEEIGSSLLKAIEESRMYIVVFSKTYAHSKWCLDELAKIMEWKTQKGQTVVPVFYHVDPSDVRNQTGSFGEAFDNHQKVPQDKVMRWKAALRAAANLSGWHVQHGYESQATQRIVQDILSRNLKLLHVGDKLIGMERRLKEMASRLSIDSNDVRMIGIYGMDGIGKTTLAKVVYNEIAHLFNGASFLLNISSQKPNLLQLQNQLLRDILGEDIPSITDISEGTHVIRHRLCFKKVLVVLDDVDHIRQIYFLVYNCRYFGPGSRIILTSRYKRLFLVWRVDESYMVEELNCKEAIQLFSLHAFHMNSPQKGFIDLSRRIVDYCKGLPIALEVLGSLLFGKKKFEWKSVLQRLEKRPSMQIQNVLMRGFQTLDMFEREIFLDVACFFKGEDLNFVLRILDTCNLFALGGMRVLEDKSLISIFDKKLLMHDLMQKACWEIVRQQDHNEPGKWSRLWDPEDVHHVMTKNTGTERIEGIFLNMSLSNEIHLTSDAFKKMTRLRLLRVYQNAENNSIVSNTVHLPRDFKFPSHELRYLHWDGWTLESLPSNFDGEKLGELSLRHSSLKYLWKRRKRLPKLVVIDLGNSQHLLECPNLSFAPRVERLILDGCTSLPEVHPSVTKLKRLTILNVKNCKMLHYFPSITGLESLEVLNLSGCSKIDKFPEIQGCMENLLELNLEGTAIVELPPSVVFLPRLVLLDMKNCKNLMILPSNIYSLKSLGTLVLSGCSGLEIFPEIMEDMECLQELLLDGTSIKELSPSIVHLKGLQLLNMRKCKNLRSLPNSICSLRSLETLIVSGCSKLSKLPEDLGRLQFLMKLQADGTAITQPPLSLFHLRNLKELSFRGCKGSTSNSWISSLLFRLLHRENSDGTGLQLPYLSGLYSLKYLDLSGCNLTDRSINDNIGHLHFLEELNLSRNNLVTVPEEVNRLSHLRVLSVNQCKSLQEISKLPPSIKLLDAGDCISLESLSVLSPQSPQYLSSSSCLRPVTFKLPNCFALAQDNVATILEKLHQNFLPEIEYSIVLPGSTIPEWFQHPSIGSSVTIELPPNWHNKDFLGFALCSVFSLEEDEIIQGPGLICCNFEFREGPYLTSSISWTHSGDRVVETDHIWLVYQPGAKLMIPKSSSPNKSRKITAYFSLSGASHVVKNCGIHLIYARDKKVNHQTRYTSAKRSSDGSRYNCLEESQPKRPRGGENCEEGFHA; this comes from the exons ATGGCTCCAACGACAAGCTCAACTGTCCTTTCTCTTGGATGCAAATGGGACGTCTTTTTGAGCTTTAGAGGTGAAGACACTCGCTTCACTTTTACAGATCATCTTCATTCCGCTTTGTGTCAGAAGGGCATCCGCACCTTCAGAGACGATGAAGGACTTGATAGAGGAGAAGAGATCGGGTCATCACTCTTGAAGGCTATCGAAGAATCGAGGATGTATATTGTGGTTTTTTCGAAAACCTATGCTCATTCAAAATGGTGCTTGGATGAGCTGGCCAAGATCATGGAGTGGAAGACACAAAAGGGACAGACGGTTGTGCCAGTCTTCTACCATGTGGATCCATCTGATGTGCGAAATCAGACGGGAAGTTTTGGAGAAGCATTTGATAACCACCAGAAGGTCCCGCAGGATAAGGTGATGAGATGGAAGGCGGCGTTGAGGGCAGCAGCCAATTTGAGTGGATGGCATGTGCAGCATGG GTATGAATCACAGGCTACTCAGAGAATTGTTCAAGACATTTTAAGTAGGAATCTTAAACTCTTACATGTTGGTGATAAGCTGATTGGAATGGAACGCCGTCTGAAGGAAATGGCCTCACGACTATCTATTGACTCAAATGATGTCCGCATGATTGGGATATATGGAATGGATGGAATAGGCAAGACAACTCTAGCCAAAGTTGTGTATAACGAAATTGCTCATCTATTCAATGGTGCTAGCTTTCTTTTGAATATTAGTAGTCAAAAGCCTAATTTGCTTCAGTTACAAAACCAACTTCTTAGAGATATTTTAGGGGAAGATATTCCGTCCATTACAGATATTTCTGAAGGGACTCATGTAATAAGGCACAGGCTTTGCTTTAAAAAGGTTCTTGTTGTTCTTGATGATGTTGATCATATCAGACAAATATATTTCTTAGTTTACAATTGTAGATATTTTGGTCCAGGTAGTAGAATTATTTTAACATCTAGATACAAACGTTTGTTTCTTGTGTGGAGAGTGGATGAATCATATATGGTTGAGGAATTAAATTGTAAGGAAGCTATTCAACTCTTTTCTTTGCATGCGTTCCACATGAACAGTCCTCAAAAAGGTTTTATAGACCTATCGAGACGTATAGTAGATTATTGTAAGGGACTTCCAATAGCTCTTGAAGTTCTAGGTTCTCTCTTGTTTGgtaagaaaaaatttgaatggAAAAGTGTATTGCAAAGGCTGGAGAAACGACCTAGCATGCAAATCCAAAATGTGCTTATGAGAGGTTTTCAAACATTGGATATGTTCGAAAGAGAGATATTCCTCGATGTTGCATGCTTCTTCAAAGGAGAGGATTTGAATTTTGTTCTACGAATACTTGACACTTGCAATTTGTTTGCATTAGGGGGAATGCGAGTGCTTGAAGACAAATCTCTCATTAGTATTTTTGACAAGAAGTTATTGATGCATGATTTGATGCAAAAAGCTTGTTGGGAAATTGTTCGGCAGCAAGATCATAATGAACCTGGAAAATGGAGTAGATTGTGGGATCCTGAAGATGTTCATCATGTAATGACAAAAAATACG GGGACAGAGAGAATTGAAGGCATATTCCTAAACATGTCTCTATCAAATGAAATACATCTTACCTCTGATGCTTTCAAAAAAATGACAAGACTTAGATTGCTCCGAGTCTATCAAAATGCAGAAAATAATTCTATAGTTTCTAACACCGTCCATCTTCCTCGAGATTTTAAATTTCCTTCTCATGAGTTGAGATATCTCCATTGGGATGGATGGACTTTGGAGTCATTGCCATCAAATTTTGATGGTGAGAAATTGGGTGAACTCAGTTTGAGGCATAGCAGCTTAAAATACCTCTGGAAAAGGCGTAAG CGTCTTCCAAAGTTAGTAGTCATCGATCTCGGTAACTCTCAACACCTTCTGGAATGCCCAAACTTGTCTTTTGCACCACGTGTGGAGCGGCTAATTCTTGACGGTTGTACGAGTTTGCCTGAGGTGCACCCATCAGTTACAAAGCTGAAGAGACTTACGATCTTGAATGTGAAAAACTGCAAAATGCTTCACTATTTTCCAAGCATCACTGGATTGGAATCACTTGAAGTTCTTAACCTCTCTGGCTGCTCTAAAATTGACAAGTTTCCAGAGATCCAAGGGTGTATGGAAAATTTGTTGGAGCTTAATTTGGAAGGGACTGCTATTGTAGAACTTCCCCCTTCAGTGGTGTTTCTCCCAAGACTTGTTTTATTGGATATGAAAAACTGCAAAAACCTTATGATTCTTCCAAGCAACATTTATTCTTTGAAATCCCTGGGAACTCTGGTGCTCTCTGGCTGTTCAGGTCTAgagatttttccggaaatcatggaggatatggaaTGTTTACAAGAGCTTCTTTTAGATGGAACATCTATAAAAGAGCTGTCCCCCTCAATTGTTCATCTTAAAGGCCTTCAGTTATTGAATATGAGAAAATGCAAAAACCTCAGGAGTCTTCCAAATAGCATTTGCAGTTTGAGATCCCTTGAAACCCTCATTGTCTCTGGCTGTTCAAAACTCAGCAAATTGCCAGAGGACCTGGGGAGGTTGCAATTCTTGATGAAACTTCAAGCTGATGGAACTGCTATAACTCAACCACCTCTCTCACTTTTTCATTTGAGAAACCTTAAAGAGTTATCCTTTAGGGGATGTAAAGGATCAACATCTAACTCCTGGATTTCATCCCTTCTATTCAGGTTACTACATAGAGAAAATTCAGATGGGACTGGTTTGCAGTTGCCTTATTTGTCAGGTTTATACTCCTTAAAATATTTAGATCTTAGTGGCTGCAATCTAACCGATAGATCGATCAATGACAATATTGGCCACTTACACTTCTTGGAAGAATTAAACCTTAGCAGAAACAATTTGGTTACCGTACCTGAGGAGGTGAATAGACTTTCTCATCTAAGGGTCCTTTCTGTGAATCAGTGCAAAAGCCTTCAAGAAATTTCCAAGCTCCCaccaagtataaaattattagatGCTGGGGATTGCATATCCCTTGAGTCTTTATCAGTTCTATCTCCACAGTCGCCACAGTACCTATCGTCTTCCTCTTGCCTTCGTCCTGTAACTTTCAAACTGCCGAATTGCTTCGCACTAGCTCAGGATAATGTGGCAACTATACTGGAGAAACTTCATCAG AACTTTCTTCCAGAAATTGAATACAGTATTGTTCTTCCTGGAAGTACAATTCCAGAGTGGTTCCAGCATCCAAGTATCGGATCCTCGGTAACAATAGAGCTGCCTCCAAATTGGCATAACAAGGACTTCTTGGGTTTTGCTCTATGCTCTGTGTTCTCACTTGAGGAGGATGAAATAATTCAAGGCCCTGGTCTGATTTGTtgtaattttgaatttagagAGGGGCCTTATTTGACTAGTTCCATCTCTTGGACACACAGCGGAGACAGAGTGGTTGAGACTGATCACATATGGCTGGTGTATCAACCTGGTGCTAAACTTATGATACCCAAGTCCAGTAGCC